The following proteins are encoded in a genomic region of Notolabrus celidotus isolate fNotCel1 chromosome 19, fNotCel1.pri, whole genome shotgun sequence:
- the LOC117831388 gene encoding neuropeptide FF receptor 2-like — translation MSQNPALNSTWEGLNLFNVSRLEQENPLLHQNTTFVDFYLHKASVAAVFTVSYLLIFVVCMVGNGMVCFIVLRSKNMRTVTNLFILNLAISDLLVGIFCMPTTLVDNIITGWPFGSVLCKMSGMVQGISVSASVFTLVAIAVDRFRCIVYPFKQKLTIPTSKLIIVVIWVLAVSIMCPSGVMLQVTKEHRVRIVLAHNDTRPFYWCRENWPNQEMRKIYTTVLFANIYLAPLSLIVIMYARIGFTLSKTTIPPTMRGSGSESEKGIGSNKSNVEGRHTISKKKTRVIMMLLVVASLFILSWLPLWTLMMLSDYASLTEHQYRVINIYVYPFAHWLAFFNSSVNPIIYGFFNENFRRGFQAAFKFQLCSVGIERQRTYSHRIRGNAVLPFQPAALRSGSRGGSALLRNGKCSSPEGGCLGGRSDVKEQDLIMEDLEHVSQI, via the exons ATGAGCCAGAATCCAGCGCTCAACTCTACCTGGGAGGGCCTGAATCTGTTCAATGTCTCCAGACTGGAGCAGGAAAACCCTTTGCTCCACCAGAACACCACATTTGTCGATTTCTACCTCCACAAGGCCTCTGTGGCCGCTGTCTTCACCGTCTCCTACCTGCTCATCTTTGTGGTGTGCATGGTGGGGAATGGGATGGTTTGTTTCATCGTGCTGCGCAGCAAGAACATGCGCACTGTCACTAACCTGTTTATCCTCAACCTCGCCATCAGCGACCTGCTGGTTGGGATCTTCTGCATGCCAACCACGCTGGTGGACAACATCATAACAG GTTGGCCATTCGGCAGTGTACTCTGTAAAATGAGCGGCATGGTTCAAGGCATATCAGTGTCAGCTTCTGTCTTCACCCTGGTTGCAATCGCAGTGGACAG GTTCCGCTGCATCGTCTACCCTTTCAAGCAGAAGCTGACCATCCCCACTTCAAAGCTCATTATCGTGGTCATCTGGGTCCTGGCTGTGTCCATCATGTGTCCCTCTGGGGTGATGCTGCAGGTCACTAAAGAGCACAGGGTGAGAATTGTCCTCGCCCACAACGACACCCGGCCTTTCTACTGGTGCCGGGAAAACTGGCCCAATCAGGAGATGAGGAAAATCTACACCACTGTTCTCTTTGCTAACATCTACCTCGCTCCTCTAAGCCTTATTGTTATAATGTACGCTCGAATTGGCTTCACCCTGTCCAAGACTACGATTCCCCCCACGATGAGGGGGAGTGGAAGTGAGTCAGAAAAGGGCATTGGAAGCAACAAGTCCAACGTGGAGGGTCGTCACACCATTTCAAAGAAGAAGACTCGTGTGATCATGATGCTGCTGGTTGTTGCTTCCCTTTTCATCTTGTCCTGGCTTCCTCTGTGGACGCTGATGATGCTGAGCGACTACGCCAGCCTGACAGAGCACCAGTATCGAGTCATCAACATATACGTGTATCCCTTCGCTCACTGGTTGGCCTTCTTTAACAGCAGCGTCAACCCCATCATCTACGGATTCTTCAACGAGAACTTCCGCAGAGGCTTCCAGGCCGCGTTCAAATTCCAGCTGTGCTCGGTTGGCATCGAGCGCCAGAGGACCTACTCCCACCGGATCCGAGGAAACGCCGTGCTCCCGTTCCAGCCTGCGGCTCTCAGATCTGGGTCAAGAGGTGGGTCGGCACTCTTGAGGAATGGGAAGTGCTCAAGTCCGGAAGGAGGGTGCTTGGGTGGTAGAAGTGATGTCAAAGAACAGGACCTGATCATGGAAGACCTGGAACATGTGTCCCAGATTTAG